ATCACTTTGAACCAGAAAAACTTTTTGGACGACTCTCCAAGACATTTGCTTTCCAAGACAACGGATCAAAGTgagtattttatcatttcatgttATCTGATGGtagtgatattaataaaaaaaaaaacaattcattgaTCAAATTATGTTATGCTATCTTACAGTCAATGATggttttaaaccatatttcatgacattcctgtaattttcttcatgttaagcagattacaCAGACATCTGATGGtagtgatattaataaaaaataaaaaaaatcattgatcAAATTATGTTATGCTATCTTACAGTCTATGATggttttaaaccatatttcatgACATTgctgtaattttcttcatgttaagcagattacaCAGACATCTGCTGAtagtgttattttaaaaactattcattgatcaaagcctgttatgttatttttacagtctatgatggttttaaaccatatttcatgACATTgctgtaattttcttcatgttaagcagattacgcagacatctgctgatagtgatatttaaaaaactattcattgatcaaagcctatttttacagtctatgacgtATTTATGCCGccttaatatttcatgttaagcagattacgcagacatctgccgatagtgatatttaaaataaaaactattcgttgatcaaagcctatttttacagtctatgacgtCTTTATGTCgtcttaatatttcatgttaagcagattacgcagTCATATGCTGATAgagatatttttaacaatataaagtatgtgttatttgacttaatatcatgaatgaaaaaaaaatgaaaaaatacttttaatttgcaAATATCACCATATCcttttgaaaatacttttattttcaaaatatgacgCCATcctgttaaaatacttttattttgaaaatatgacgacGTCCGGTTGACGCGTGCTTAGTTTTGCCTGCTTCAATGCTACGTATAGGATATCAGAAAAAACAATTCTGGTCCGTTAAATCTACGTTTTGCCACTCCGTTATCCGTTTGTCATCTATGAAGACGACATCGCGGAAGGTGTAAGCGTAACTAAGCGTAATTAAGAAAACCATTTTTCCCGTTTGCTAACTCTTCACAGTGAAACGACATATGAGGATATGATGGTGAAATGGCTCCCCCCGGTGAGTCTGGATGAAATGACGCCGTTATAGTGAAAATTGCACCATCTGCGTTGATTTAATGTTACGACACAGTGTTATAGTGAAAATTGCGCCATCTGCTTGCGGTTTAATGTTATGACATCACGATTTCTTtgtcacagtgtgtgtatgtgtgtgtgtgctccattaaactgtaaaataaaaacccTCTCCATGTGTTTGAAATcataacacttttttattttttatctcaggTTCAAATATTGAGCACCAAGTCTTTGACGGTATTAATACACATAAGTACGTATttactattctttttttataaactaaaatgaacatattttaattttgtatattattaatttatttattttttaatttttatcataattttttttaatttattttttattcacagagGCCGCGATTGATCCAGACAGCGCAGCCGATGGTAAGACAAGATCCGTCTCCATAATTTTTTAtgagaaatcaaaatttaaaatttttatgtttatgaggaatctaattatttatttttttagattttatccaATTCATCACACAACCCGCCTTTCAGACAATTATCGATCTCACGCAAGATGGCGATGAAGATCCCACCGTCAACGTAACAGACAACATCCCGCCTGATTCCGCTCCGGCCCACATCGAGAATCCAATAGGATCCTGCGACGAATCACCCCCTGGACCCGCTGACGAACCAGCAAGAAAGAAGACTAGAAAAACGAATCGCCCCACCTCTCCGGTCAGTCCTGGACCGTGTGACGAACCACCAAGAAAGACTTATCGTTTTACAGCGGTGGTCCGACCTGAATCAAACGGCGAACTACCGAGAAAGGCTTATCGTTTTACCCCGGCGATCAGTCCCGAGAGCCCTCCAGAGAGGAAAACTCTCTGTCCGGTACCACCGAACAGCCCGGCGACCAGTCCTGAGACCGAGCTATTTTATGGTAAGACTAActacattatttgcatttaaaccaGATGGTGTcaaacattaagatttttttttacacccaaCAGACTCGAGTAGAAGCCATAAGGATGACGTGACTACATGGGGCATGTCTCAAATCGATGCCTGGGACCAGAGTTCTTGGACGAGCGAGCGTGACGAGGTGTCTACCACCAACGCGGGTCAAACGCCATATCCTTCTCCCTCACCATCGTCGGAAGGAGTAGAAGTGGAAGAAGTGCCGCTTGATGAATCATCCGATGATCTGCCTCCGTTCCATAGCCCCATTAATTCGATACAATCATTCGGTCAAGAGTTTCGCGACGCGCAGGTTGACATAAACAACAAATACATCGAACTCCGCGACGTACAAGATGATATTAACAACAAATTGATCGCGTTGGGCAACGAGTCTCGCGACAGACAAATCGAAACCCTTAGCAGATTAGACGCGTTGCACGGTGAGCTCCGTGCGTATCACCTCGAGACACGCAGTCGATTCGATGCTCAGGATCGCTTTATTCAGGATCTGGCCAATGAAATATTCCAACGCGTCAATGCTATGAGATCGACGATTGATCGGCAGTTTGATAGAAATGATCGTACGGTGACTCAATACCAAAGGGAATTGATGCTAATATTGCACCACCTCATTCTCACCATCGTAGATGAGACCGCGGAGTCAAACTGAATATAGACGTATTCAGAGTAATTCTTATATTCCATCTATACTTTGTTTACATATAGTCTGATATTTCAAGTAATTCTTATATCTCACGTCTGCTatgattgtttaaatatttcatgtatgctttttatactttgttttacatatataatCCGATATCTGCTTTTATACTCTGATTTTGTCATATATGCTTTTGTATTCTGATTTTGTAATAGTTCATGTATGCTTTTTTATACTCTATGAAATGTGTAATAGTTCATGTATGCTTGTTTTAACTCTATGATTTTGTAATAGTACGTGTTTTGGTCTGAAATCAAAAAAATGGACGGTTCAGACGACTTACGTCAATCCTCCACAGAACTGACGCCGGACGAGATCGAAATGCTAAGTTTACTTCCGGACTCtttagaacagtatttgtttaATCAAGAATCCCCTCCTATTTTGGATCTTTTTGAATTAGCCGTAAATCCAAATATGAATTTGTTCGATCCTCTGCTTAGCCTAGACACCGACCCCGTTGTACAACACGGAGGTGTTTTAAACACCCCACCGGCGGCGTGTACCGAGGCTGATCCTGACAACACAGACCACCCTGCCGGTAATGATACTCCGCAAGCGTCCACATCAGGTAACGTCGACCCTACTACACAGACTCGATTAAGCCCTACAGACGTTGACAGGTTGATTCGCGAGGGTGGCGACGTTAACGGATATCATGTTTTACCGCGACCTCGTTTCAATAGCGTGACATTGAGAAGGACTACGAATCTGAGAGAGATTAACTCTACAGATTTAGCCTCTTACCACGCCCGGTTACACGACATGCTTACTGGAATTGTGAATTTCGCTAGGGAATTTGACCAAAATTCTCCGGTGATCAATATCACATTGACGGCTCCCAGTTTACAGACGCCCGTTAGCGGGATTTTAACCCGCGGTAATAATTACGACGCGGATGGGTTTATGGATCAAATCGAAAGAGTTTTACAGAGCAACGACCGGTTACTATCTGACCAAACCGTAGAATTTGAAGCTTCCGTAGCCATGAATAGACAAGGCGGGGGTCGTCGGAAACTCACGGACTTGGCTGTCGATGAGGTGATCAAAAGGAAAAAGACGTGTTTATTTTGTCCgatcaatatttcaaataatttgtgtTTCTCCATCTGTCTCGCCCGTTTTCTAAACCCCCAACGTCCCGAGAGCGAGTTAGAAAAACTGGCTTCCGTCATCCAAAACAGCGTCGGCTTCTCAATCCAAGACCGAATCGGTCTCGGCGACATAGCCTCGTTTGAACGAGCGCTAGACATTAAAATCGTCGTATTTCACAGATCTAACGCCATGGTCGTAGAAACCTACAAAAATTCAGACGAACCCCATCCAAAAACGGTCTTTCTGTATCTCCACGACGACCACTACTACATGATAACGAGTTTGAAGACGTTCCTCGGCTCACCATATGTGTGTCCATTTTGCTACAAATCTTACAGCAACCGCAGAGACCATCGATGTAAGCACGCCTGCAACATCTGTTTCGACGCGGAATGCTACAGGTTCCAAGCGAGAAACCTACATTGCCCCGATTGTTTGCGTTACTGTAAATCGCCTTATTGTTtcgaaatgcataaaaaaaacccGCCTCCCGGGCTGGAATACCCCGCCTGCGATATGATCAAATACTGCAAACTATGTAACAGACGTTACAACGTTAAACCGGGCAACGAGAAAACCAAACACATATGCGTCCCAGACAAATGTGTGCATTGTCGAGAGTCTCTGAC
The sequence above is a segment of the Carassius auratus strain Wakin unplaced genomic scaffold, ASM336829v1 scaf_tig00008911, whole genome shotgun sequence genome. Coding sequences within it:
- the LOC113072348 gene encoding uncharacterized protein LOC113072348 — translated: MMVKWLPPVQILSTKSLTVLIHIKAAIDPDSAADDFIQFITQPAFQTIIDLTQDGDEDPTVNVTDNIPPDSAPAHIENPIGSCDESPPGPADEPARKKTRKTNRPTSPVSPGPCDEPPRKTYRFTAVVRPESNGELPRKAYRFTPAISPESPPERKTLCPVPPNSPATSPETELFYDSSRSHKDDVTTWGMSQIDAWDQSSWTSERDEVSTTNAGQTPYPSPSPSSEGVEVEEVPLDESSDDLPPFHSPINSIQSFGQEFRDAQVDINNKYIELRDVQDDINNKLIALGNESRDRQIETLSRLDALHGELRAYHLETRSRFDAQDRFIQDLANEIFQRVNAMRSTIDRQFDRNDRTVTQYQRELMLILHHLILTIVDETAESN